The segment GTACTTGATTTTCGAATGAGTAAATTCTTTTCATCGATATACATCGTCGTTAACACCACATCACTTGTTTCACTAAGTGGTAAAAGTTTAATAATACGTACTGCTGTACCTGCCACGGTTCCTGGTCCGGCATCGATGGCTGTATAACTATCGGTAAGTAATAACGAACTTACATTCACACTTACGCCGCCTTTTGGTAATAGAGAAACACCTCCATCACGTTTGATAGCGAATCTGTTTGGTTTCTTAAAGTACGATTTGATGTTGGCAATCGGTGCTTTGATGAACACTACATCGGTTTTCATTTTACCTGTAGCAATATAATCATTCACCTTATCCATCTTTGCTTTTACATTGCGGAGAAGTTCATCTGCCGTTTGCGCTTTTATTGATGAGGTAGGTAGCAAGAGAAAGGACGCAAGGACGATCTTACTGAATAACAGCATCAAATAAAATTTACTCTTCATAATCAATACAACATTAAACGTTAAATTTTAACCAGTCTATTATCAACTCAAGACATCTTTCCGGTTGAAAATATAGATAGCCGACCCTGTAAAGATGAAAATATGTAACAAAAGGATGCCTGCACTTCTTAAAACTGCAGGTAAATTTCGAATAGTGCCAGGAATAGACATGCCATCTGCATCCACTTTCATTTCAAAAAATCCTTTCCAACCGATCATATGCGAGGTAAAGAAAAAGTCTTTTACATTCTGAAACATTGGAATATCCAGTGTGGTAAGAATGGTAAATACAATGATCACACTCATGGTTGCAACAATTGGTCCAAGTGAATTCTCAGCAAATATGGAAAAGAAAAATCCAAGTGATGATACCGTGATGAGCGCTATTGCTGCATACCCAAAAGCACAGAGATAACGCCAGAAAATATCATTCCCGTTTAAAATGATGATCTCGTAACTTTTTGCATTCATCAACCCATCTGTTCCGAATATGGCCATGGACAAAAACAAACCGAGTACAGCGATCCAGATTAGCAGGATGATGGCATAGATAGCCGATGCAAGAAATTTACTCATCAGCAGTTTTGTACGGCTCACCGGTTTTGTGATCAGTAAACGAAGCGTTCCCATGTTTGCTTCACCCGCAATCATATCTGCGCTCACCAATGCCACGAGCAGTGGCACATGTATGAGCAATGTTTGTAAAATTACAAAGCAAACAAAATATCCATTTAACGGATTACCGATCACATCAAAATTGTCTTTCACATCTTTCAACACAAAATCCATGTACTTGGCTCCATCAACATAAATGGCCAGTTGTATCAACGACACAATTGCCCACACCGCAATAAACGCAATGTATGTGCGTGGACGTTTGAATACTTTGAACAACTCAATTTTTAAAAGGCTCCACATGTTGATTCGCTGTTGTGATCTTTAAAAAATAGTCTTCCAATGAATGCCTGGCAGTAATACCTAATACACTGATATTATTTTCAACCAACAGTTTTGTCAGCACCGGCACATCTTCTTTACGAAGTTTCAATTCAATACCGCCTATATCCACACCCATCAATTTATCAGCATAATTACTTTGCTTCAGCAATTGTTCGCAACGCACCTGGTCGTTTGTTTCGATATACACCACCGTATCATCCGGATGAAATAATTCTGCAACTGTTCCTTCCACCAATTTCTTTCCTTTGTCAATAATGAGCATGCGGTTAGCGATCTGTTCCACTTCACTTAGCAAGTGCGATGAAACAAGAATGGTTTTGTTCATTTTTTCACGCAGCATTAAAATCAAATTGCGCATATCAGCAATTCCTTGTGGATCTAACCCATTCGTTGGTTCATCTAACATGATCAATTGCGGATCATGCACCAATGCAACAGCAATACCTAAACGTTGTTTCATTCCTTGCGAAAATGTACGCACTTTGCTGTTTGCACGTTGCGCAAGTCCAACCAACTCCAGTTGATCCATGAAATTTGCTTTGCTGAGTTTCACGCCACTCATTTTTGCAAACAGTTGCAATGTTTCGTATGCCGTTAAATATTTGTAGAGATCAGGGCGTTCAATTACCGCACCTGTATTACGCAGAATTTCTTTGCGGTGTTTGTAGAGATCGTAACCGAAAATTTCAATGGAACCACTCGTGGGTGTAATAAGCGTAAGTAACATACGAATTGTGGTTGATTTGCCTGCGCCATTCTGCCCAAGAAAACCGTACACATCGCCTTTCTGTACAGTAAAAGAAAGATCGCTTACCGCTGTTATTTCGCTGAAAACCTTACTGAGTTGAGTGACCTTAATGACTGATTCCATAAATTTACTGCTGTAATAACACAGAAGTAAAGATAAGGTTGGAACGAACGGTAAACTTATTTTGGAAGATATGTTTGCAATGCTTTCACATAGGTTTCGAAAGCGGCAATTCCTGCCGGGGTAATCTTGCAGATCGTTTGCGGGTAATTGTCTTTGAACTGTTTGATCACATCCACGTAACCCGCTTCTTTTAATTTGCTGATCTGCACACTAAGGTTTCCGGCAGTAGAGCCCGTTTTCTCTCTGATAAACGTAAACTCAGCTTCCCTAACGCCAATAAGCAGACTCATAACGGCCAGCCGTAATTGCGAATGTAATATGGGGTCGAGTTCTTTAAACATGTTGTTGTTTTCCCTGCAGGTATTTCTTACGGATGATAATACCGGGTACAAGCCAGGCCAATGCTGCGGATACAGCCATTAATAAAAAATCAAATTTGGTGATGGTGAATGCGCTGATGATGGCACTCACCCAGCAAACAATACCACCAATGGTCATCAGTCTGAACTTTCGTGCAGCTCCTGTTACAATCGTTGGATAACCAAAAACAAACAGCAGGTAGGCAGAACCGTAAGTCCAGAAGTTAGGAATATCTGCTTTGCCGGTGATCTCACGATAATCGGATACGATTGGATTAAATGCATCGGCTGCTACATTATTGATAAAGTTTATCACAAACACACCAATACCAAAACAAAGCCAAACATATCCCATCACATCATCATCCCAACCTTTTGCTTTACGTTCACGACGTTCACGTATAGAAATAAATATTTGCGGAATGATGGCCAGCAATGCCAGTAGCCAGATATCAAAAGGCATCTTCCACCTGAAATGAATGATGCAGAATTGAACAAGGCTGCAGAAGGTGATCACTGCACCCCATAAGATTGGGCCAATACCGGTATCAACAAAATCACTTTTTGCCCGGTTGATCATTTGTTGAATGATCATTAAACTTTCCTGTTCCGTTAACGGTTTTTCCTGCATGATCAATGTTGTTTTTGAAAGCGTGAACGAAGTAAATAGCCGGGAACAATCCATGTGATGATAACAGCTACTGCTAAAAGCAAAAAAGAAAACTGATACGGAATAAATACCGACACCAATGCCAATATCCAGCAACTGATAGCACCAATACGCAATGCTGAAAATTTCAAAATAACCCCGGATAAAAAAGTAGGCATGCCATATAACATCAGGATAAGTGGATTAAACAACTGCGGTTGTCCACTACGTCCAATGATTATACCAACAAGGAAACCCATGATCACAAACACCAGCCAGACAAAACCAATGATTTCATCGGTGTAAGTACGCACCGTTGTACTTTTCTTTACACGGGAGAGATAGATCATCTGGTAAATAACTGTAGGGATGGTGAGCATCCACACATACATGAGATTCTTAAAGTTTCCAAAGAAATAAACAGATATAAAACTTGTTATGCTGCAAACAAGAATTACCCAACCCCACAGTAAATACAAATGACCGTTCTCGTTGAAACGGTTCTGTGCTTTGCTGATCATTGATTCAATGAGCTGCAAGCTGTCTTTAGCTGAGAAATCCTGTTGCTCCATGTATTATTGTTTAAACGTCAAAAATAAGGTAGTCCCGAAGTGTTTACTCCGGGACTAATACACATTATTTACACGCATTGTATGCCTGCTCATTTTGTTGCTTTCCCCAATTTGGGTGCAATGCTGATGCAGGTTTGAATGATTCAAAAAGTTTTGCAGCTTCTTCAAATACCGGTTTTGCTTTTGCACAACCGCCACCAAATTGCTCCGGCGTTCTGCTCACACCCTGCGCTTCCCACATATAAGGACGTGGATTGGTTGGATCAAGTTTTTTTGAAAGCGCTGTGTTTTCCTGGATGATAGCACCATACTGCATGTACCTGCTCATAGGATCAGCACTCATTTTTACTGTAGCGATCATTGCTTTTACCAAAGCGATCTCAGAATTATTTTTTTCAAACTCTTCTGCTTTGTTGATGAATACAGTTGCTTTATCAGCTAACGGATCGAATTGTTTTGGATCGTTTGTCATAAATGCATGCCACACCTGTGCAACTGCTGCATAATAAAACGGAAGCCATTGATTTTTTTCGGCATTGCCAATACGTTCAAATGCATTTACTACATCTAACATTGCGTCGGCGGTTTTTGCTTCGCCCATTGCCTGCATATTTTTTTGCATTGCACCGGTATAACGTTCGCTCTGCGCAATAGCCCCTGTAAAAAGATGAGCAAAGAAAACAGCAAGAAGTACTTGTTTCATTTTATTGTTGTTTAAAGATGAGTAAGGTTTATTGTTTGTTTTTTAGTTTTTCGTATTCACGTTCTACACTATTGCTTTTAGGATAAACATATGCACCAAAGTAATGTGATGCAATACCGATACCCCAGCCAAGCATTGGCCATACCGGCCAGGGAACGCCGCCACCGTAATGCTTTGCTCCATTAATTGACCATAAGATCCAGAAGAATGCATTGATCAGTAAATAAGTGATGAGATGTTGTTTGAACGATGCACGCTTTTGTGCAATCTCCCAAAGTTGTTTGTCTTTTTCTTCATTTGAATCGGGGATTCGTTGAAAGTTACTCATGTGATAAAGTTGAATGATGAATGATGATTTATAAATTATTGTTGATGGCATCATCAGTACGGTCTACACCAAAGCTGATAAATGCACCAATGAAAATAAACATACGTGATGGTGGAACTAACTCTGTTTTACGCTGGCCATTGTATGAATAGTTGTAACCATACACCTGCTTGATATTAAAAACATTGCTTACACTCAACACATACACAGCAAATGCTTTTGCATTCTTTTTACCAATTGAGGGCAGGTAGTTAACTGAAAAACTTACGTTATGATAATCAGGGATACGTCCTTTGTCAGCAAAGAAAGGTTTGCTTGTGTTTTGATCGTATTGAATGTTATAATAAGGACGACCACTTGCATAGTTGTAAGAAAAGTTGAGGTTCGATTTTAACTTGGTTACAAACTTCTTCACCACAAATGATCCGGTATGCTTTGCTGCAAAGTTTGGTGTAATGGCCGTTGGGAAGTTTAAAAAATCACGCTTCGTATTGAGGAATGAATACGAGATCCAGTAATCCAGATTATTTACAGTTTTCTTATCTCTCCAGAATAATTCAAATCCACTTGCATCACCGAAGCCATTGTTGCTGCTGCCAAGTTCACGGCCATTGATGTTTGATGTCTTTATCAGATTATCATACTGCTTATAAAATGCTTCCACACGGAAGGTTGTAAGACTTGTTGTTTTCTGGTATTGGGCAATGTAGTGTGTTGCCTTCATGAATGTAAGCGGTGCAATCGTTGGCTGGTAACGCAACTCAGGGTTCTGATAAAAAATTCCATACGCTAATG is part of the Lacibacter sediminis genome and harbors:
- a CDS encoding LolA family protein; protein product: MKSKFYLMLLFSKIVLASFLLLPTSSIKAQTADELLRNVKAKMDKVNDYIATGKMKTDVVFIKAPIANIKSYFKKPNRFAIKRDGGVSLLPKGGVSVNVSSLLLTDSYTAIDAGPGTVAGTAVRIIKLLPLSETSDVVLTTMYIDEKNLLIRKSSTTTKENGTYDMEMQFGKYAEWGLPDKVIFSFNTKDYKLPKGITLEYDDGSKKPELPKNKKGKVEISYSSYVINKGVTDAMLK
- a CDS encoding ABC transporter permease; its protein translation is MWSLLKIELFKVFKRPRTYIAFIAVWAIVSLIQLAIYVDGAKYMDFVLKDVKDNFDVIGNPLNGYFVCFVILQTLLIHVPLLVALVSADMIAGEANMGTLRLLITKPVSRTKLLMSKFLASAIYAIILLIWIAVLGLFLSMAIFGTDGLMNAKSYEIIILNGNDIFWRYLCAFGYAAIALITVSSLGFFFSIFAENSLGPIVATMSVIIVFTILTTLDIPMFQNVKDFFFTSHMIGWKGFFEMKVDADGMSIPGTIRNLPAVLRSAGILLLHIFIFTGSAIYIFNRKDVLS
- a CDS encoding ABC transporter ATP-binding protein, which translates into the protein MESVIKVTQLSKVFSEITAVSDLSFTVQKGDVYGFLGQNGAGKSTTIRMLLTLITPTSGSIEIFGYDLYKHRKEILRNTGAVIERPDLYKYLTAYETLQLFAKMSGVKLSKANFMDQLELVGLAQRANSKVRTFSQGMKQRLGIAVALVHDPQLIMLDEPTNGLDPQGIADMRNLILMLREKMNKTILVSSHLLSEVEQIANRMLIIDKGKKLVEGTVAELFHPDDTVVYIETNDQVRCEQLLKQSNYADKLMGVDIGGIELKLRKEDVPVLTKLLVENNISVLGITARHSLEDYFLKITTANQHVEPFKN
- a CDS encoding winged helix-turn-helix domain-containing protein, coding for MFKELDPILHSQLRLAVMSLLIGVREAEFTFIREKTGSTAGNLSVQISKLKEAGYVDVIKQFKDNYPQTICKITPAGIAAFETYVKALQTYLPK
- a CDS encoding 2TM domain-containing protein; this translates as MSNFQRIPDSNEEKDKQLWEIAQKRASFKQHLITYLLINAFFWILWSINGAKHYGGGVPWPVWPMLGWGIGIASHYFGAYVYPKSNSVEREYEKLKNKQ